The window GTACAAATCAGTTCGTTTCAAAATACATGTGAAAGGGGTGCTGGGGCACACAGGAACAAGATCACGCGCCGTGCCTCGCCAGTGACGCACACGGCCGCGGCAGGAGTAACCATTTGCTGTTTTAGGCTCGAAATCACTGCGTCACCTAAATATCAACGTAAGTAattctagtatatttatgcatttacatttgagtggtattcaaagataaaatcagTACTCGATTGTTATCCGTAAAATGGTAGAAAAttattacatcttttaaacaattttagtaggtaccatCTAATGAACGAAAATGTGTGTTCCTTAGCACCGGACACTAAGTCGTCCCTTAGTGCCGGACAgtaaacatattgatatttcttgtaagaaattacgtattttattctaattatttaattttgttttagagtatagaagaaagaagatagttaaaatggaagagaagaaaaagaaaggatcCTGGGATCCACAGAGCTTACAAACTGCTATTGATaaagttatgtcaaaagaACTGAGTGTAAGACAAGCTGCAATGCGATACAATATTCCTAAAAGcactatacattaaataaaggcCCTAAATCGAGAAGAAGTAACAATGAAACCAAAGTTGGGTAGATTCACTAACACCTTCTCAGCAGAGTATGAAGAAGTCTTGGTGGACcacattaaagatttatcgAATAGATGCATGCCAGAAAAGAAGTTTCTTAAATTAGCATACGACTTAGCTGAAGTCATGAAGATTCCTCatcgatttaataaagaaaaaggcagtgctgataaataaaaaataaaagtcgcaataaaaaaatacgactTCATGAAAAGGCATTCTGACATTTCGTTGAGAACACCGGAATCGACAAGCATGATGCGCCCCGTAGGATTTAACAAACCACGAGTGGATTTCTTCTACGACAACCTTGAAAAGCTGATGAAACAGTACAACATTCACACCCTCAAGAATTTATAACTGTGATGAAACTGGTGTCAGTTGCGTGCACAAATATTCGTCCGGTACTAGGtgccactttttaaaattatgttttttgttaccaaagtttgtttgatagtattaattattttttagcagaggttgcatttttgttaaattaatttgatttctaactttgttatctaatataagtcataattttataaacattccttaaatattttatgttttattttgaaataaccttAGGTGTCCGCCACTGGGGGACTTCCCCCTAATGTATTTTTAcagcataaataaaattctccaAGTAGGAAATATTAAACTGAAACTGTAAGATGATTATGATTGATTACAAGTATTTTCTTCCTTCAGCGAAGTAGACAGAACCTTTAGGATCTTTAGGActctaataaattttattcatgaaacattattttacaaaatcaatctgtttttctatataataacGCCACAATACAATGTCACCGCCAGCAACGTAGAACCCAATAAAAGGCTAGTTTGCCCCACGAAAAGTAGTAAACCCGAACGAAATTggtacaattatttatttatggctcaccaagtttgttttaaaacaCATAATGCTCCCTTACAGTCACGAAAGCTTTCTTGAACGCGCAACTAACATTGCGACTCATTATAACTTGGCTGTAAGCAAACATTCTCAAGTGCGCTCCGAAACTTCTTCAAAGTAATGAGTGAAGCTTTAGACAATTAATTCTATTGAACTAtcgataaatatatacatatgttgagttcagtaataatttaaaattacttattttaggTGAAGGggtcctgtcactattttagaGTCCCAtcactaaacgtggccttcgaaTCATTCATTATCCTCCTGGTTAGTCGGTTGCACCTACACCTCCCCGGAGAGGATCCCGGGTTTCCCCCTGACCTCCATGCTGGATTAGGTAAAAAGTGTCAAAATTTGGTAACATGGTAACATCTCTCCTATAGCTCGTGAAACAAAATACATCATAATGTTATAATTGTATGCTACTTGATTTTATTGTTCTTTGTCGAGTCACCGAATTCTAAGTCCTTATTAACTAAGTATATCATTTCATGCCtacaataatttctttatttactaatCACCAAATTAATATGTTATAACGTTGCTTCTTTTTCAGAATCCTATTATTTCAAGTAATATAAATAGAGTTTGCCAAAGTTATATCATGTGAGCAAAACCAAAGTCTGATAAATTTCATATCAGCCAACTTCTTTCTAACTTATAAATTACTTGATGAAAAGATAACTTATCAATATTAGCTAAGCCATTTACAAGAAATATGAAGGTCACGAGACTGCGAAACTCCCTGGAATATTATCCATGCTTTCCGATCTTATTTGGAGATAAGACGACGGAAAATTAGTTAGAAAATATGGATTAAAATAGGTTAGAAAATTAGCAAATATAGATTGcatattctttttgttattgGCCTAAAGTTATTAAAGCAGAAGTTTACATTACACTTTGAtttggtattaaaaaaaaaatatctccaATTACAACACGTTTGTATATAGATTGcatattctttttgttattgGCCTAAAGTTATTAAAGCAGAAGTTTACATTACACTTTGAtttggtattaaaaaaaaaatatctccaATTACAACACGTTTGTATGTCCTGAACATAATGCTGTGTTGCCCAGATATTTATCCTTACACGTTTATGCCAGGACATTTTAATTCAGGTTTTTGAGATTACAGTATAAGAtgattattcattattcgtaATCTATTAACGTTCGTTAAATTtagtattgaaaatatttaatgtttcgtttatatttctataaatcATATAAACATACGGTTTACATCACGTAGGTATGCGATTTTAACTcggatataataattaagaatataTATGGAATTGTTTGGCGTCAATGcatgtatattaaataatctttatgaACTGCTGAGCGATAACAGCCAGTCTAACTGTTTCTTAGTCTATGGCTCTTTCCAATATAATCTTGCTTTATGCTCTTATTTTTTCAGttctattttatcaatttttcacTGCCATTAGACATTTCACTAAAGAACTCGTAGCCTTAAAAAACAGATCACTTGACACCACAGATACTTAtcttgataattaaataaaatagataggGTTCGTTTAAAAgcatttgaatgaaaataagtAACAATTTTGTCATtgtaagataatatttttttgaacagTACTGAAAGCGAATTCATAACCATAACGGATAAAATTTGAGAACATTTTAGATATAAGTGAAATCGTGTGatgttagaataaaaaaataaattttgctatACGTAATatctttcttttaatttcatacTATAACAGGTTTATTGTACCTATAACCGTTGTAACTTGcggaaataaacaaataatattcagTGATCCACTAATAGGTACATATCGTAACTCAGTAAAAAGCCTAGtaga is drawn from Amyelois transitella isolate CPQ chromosome 6, ilAmyTran1.1, whole genome shotgun sequence and contains these coding sequences:
- the LOC132901846 gene encoding uncharacterized protein LOC132901846, producing the protein MTIVTVVYSLRSTSCEQQELTRSSYGYTFTCLNLNALAAKFESKLDILQQKTVLFSLLYGQRVFTRVEQQVIASDNILGKSRNAGRHLAPDTRTIKRVQISSFQNTCERGAGAHRNKITRRASPVTHTAAAGVTICCFRLEITASPKYQQYRRKKIVKMEEKKKKGSWDPQSLQTAIDKVMSKELSVRQAAMRYNIPKSTIH